The nucleotide sequence GCCATATGTTTGTCATCGAAGAACGCACGGACGGCAGCTGGCGCGTGATTGCTCATGCCGAGAACCTTGCCGTGGCGGGAGCGAGACGAGGAGACCTGGATGTTGATTCAATCGTGGCCGGTATGTCGGAAACAAAGGAGGGCAACTTCGACGCTTCAGAAACGATTGAGGGATCGGTCTCCTTGTTGGCTCTGGGCGATGAGGATTATCTGGTCAGCTCTCGGCTGCACGGCGGACCTCAACAACCCCGTTGGTTGGTGGTTGCGGCCATGCCGATGACGGCCGTGCGTCACGGGCTCGGGTTCGAGCCCCGCCGCACCTGGATCGCGTTGAGTCTGGTCGCGTTGGGGGGGCTCGTGGTGTCGTGGGTCGTATCGGTTAGGCTTACCCGACCGCTGCGTAGACTCACACGCGAGGTCGCAAATTTGGAGGGAGACGAGGGCGAAGTGTTCGCTTCCACCGGCGCGCCGGTCGAGATCGCGTCTCTGGCTCAGCAGTTCACGGCCATGGCGCGACGGGTGCGCGGGCGGAAAGTGGCCTTGCGGGAGGCGCAGCGTGAATCGGGCCAGCGGGCGGATCGTATTCGGCGAGCCAATACGGCGATGATTCGAGGGGCGGAACTGGTGGCCCGCACGGGGGGCGAAGCCACCGCGATTTTTCGCGAATTCACCCGGGACTGTTGTGACGCGATGGAAGTCAGCACCGCCGCGGTGTGGAGCTTCGATGGTGTCACGCAGCAGTTCCGATTGGTCGTCGGTTACAATCGGGAAGAAAAGCAATATTTTGAACTGCCGGATTTCGGGTCGGAGGCTTTTCCCGAGTATACGGAGGCGATGAGGCGGGACGGACGCGTCATTGTCGAAGATACGAGGACGGACCCGCGCACTCTGAGCCTCCACCGCGATCGCGTGCCTTTGACTACGCGTTTGGCGCTGCTGGATGTCGGTGTATTTGCCGCAGGCAAACTGAACGGTTTTTTCTCGTTTCAGATGATCGAGCCGAAGCGCCGATGGACGACGGAGGACGAAATCCTCGCCGGCGGCATGGCCGACATTGTCGCGCTGCAACGCGAGCGTGAGGCGCGCTTTCAAGCGGAAATTAAATTGCATGATCAAACGCGTCGTCTGGCCCGTCAGGGGAGATCGATCGCGAGGATCGCGGAGGAGTTGGGCCGCTCGGACGAAGTCGAACGCTGGTTTCGACCGGTCACCAAGCTGTGCGCCGAAGCGCTGGAGGCGGAATTCGCGGTGCTGCGGCTCGTGGGAACGCGGGACGAGGGAGATGGATTTGAGCGGGTCGCCGTATATCTGGCTCGGAAAAACAAGCATGCGCCCGGCGTGGCGTTGCGAGGTGATCCGTCCCTCAACCTGATTCGGCGGTTGCGACACGAGCGCACGATCGTGGTCCCCGACACCACGCGCGACGAAGACTATCGCAACTATCTGAACGGTAACATCGACGAGTTGCCGGCCCTGACGTTGCTCAACACCGCCATCGTGTCGCGGGATCGCATCGTGGGGATGTTGGAAGTGCAGGAATCCGACCTGGCGCGAAATTGGACGGAAGACGATCGGCTGTTTTTGGCGGCGGTGGCGGATGTGATTTCCCTGCAATTGGAGACGATCGCGCGGCGCCAGGCCGAGGCGCAGATGATGGAGCGGTCACAGCGTTTGCATCGGTTCAACACCGCGCTGCGCGGACTCGCGACCAATCCGTTGATCAAGGAAAACCCGGATATTGCGTTGCGCGAGTTGACCAAAATTTGTGCGCAGGCGCTGGACGTGGAGCGCAGCAGCGTGTGGCTGTTCCGTGAAGACCCGGAACGGATTGATTTGCACAACCTGTTCGTGCGCGGGGAGGACCGGCATGAATTTGTGGGGTCCATCCTGCGCGAGGGACACGAACCCTATTTCGAGGCGTTGGAAACGGAACGCGTGCTTTCGCTACCCCATGCGCGGACCGATGCCCGCGCGGAAGTGTTCACCGCGAGCTATTTCAAACCACACGATATTTGGTCGCTGTTGGATGCGCCGGTCAGGATGCGGGATCGCGTCGTGGCGGTTATTTGCGTCGAAGCGGTGGGTGCCCCGCGAACGTGGAGCGAAGACGAACAGATATTTCTGGGGGCGCTGACGGATTTGGTTTCCTCCATTTTGGAGGCTCAGTCCCGCAATCTGATCGAGATGGAAATCGAAGCGTCGCAGGAGCGCGTGCGCTTGCTGATTCAAAACGCTCCCTTGGCCGCCATCGATTGGGATCGCAAAGGATGCATTCGGGCGTGGAACCCGGCGGCCGTCCGTATTTTTGGATACAGCGAAGCGGAGGTCGTGGGCAAGCAGGGGTGGTTCATGGTGACGGAACGGAATCGGGCATTCGTGCGGCGAACGATGAAGGAAACCTTGAACATGGCGCGGGCGCGCCTCGATCGACTCGAGTGTCGAACCAAGGACGGTCGAACCATTTATTGCAACTGGCACAACACCGCGATCAAGGATGCCGACCAACGCATCAACGGGGTGATTTCGTTGATCGAAGATGTCACCGAGCAAGTGCGGGCGGAACAGGCTTTGGACCGATCCCGCGAACGACTGCGCTTGTTTGTGGAAGGGGCACCGCTGGGGGTGGTGGATTGGGATCGAAGCATCAAAATCATCGGATGGAATCGAGCGGCCGAGCAGATGTTTGGCTATAGCCAGGAGGAAGCCGCCGAACTGCCCGGACACCTGTTGGTGCCCGAACGTGATCGCACCCGGATGCGCCGGATCTGGCGTGATCTTGCCCGCAATCGCATCGGCCACGTGCCGCAGGTGGTGAACCTGACCCGGGACGGTCGGGAGATCGTGTGCGATTGGTATAGCACGGTGTTGCGCGACGACCGGGGACGGATGATCGGGGTGATCTCGATTATCGAGGACGTGACGCAACGGGTGACGGCGGAGCGGGAGATTCGTGCCCTCAATGCCGGGCTCGAACGGCGGGTGGCCGAGCGCACAAAAGAACTGCTGCAGGCCAATGATCGCCTGCGTGAAGTCGACCGGTTGAAGACGGAGTTTCTGGCGACCATGAGTCACGAGCTCCGCACGCCGCTCAACTCGATCATCGGCTTCAGCACCATTTTGAAGGAAGGCATGGCGGGTCCCCTGAATGCGGAACAGTCGGCGCAGATCAAACGCGTGCACGCCTCGGGCAAACACCTGCTCACCCTCATCAATGATTTGTTGGACCTATCGAAAATCGAGGCCGGCCGCATGCGCTTGAACATCGAAACGTTCGATCCGGGGGAAGTGCTGCAGGAACTGGCGGACACCCTTCAACCGATGGTCATGGTCAAAAATCTGGCGTTTGTCGTCGTGAACGACGTATCCGATTTAAGGATAATCAGCGATCGCGGGCGGATTTATCAGGTGCTCGTCAACCTCGCCAACAACGCGGTGAAGTTCACGGAGTCCGGTCAGGTGACCGTGCGTTTAGGTGTGGAGGGCGAGGGCGTGAAGTTTGAGGTGCGGGACACTGGTCCCGGCATACCCATGGACAAACGCGATCGTTTGTTCGAAGCGTTTCGCCAAGTCGACGGATCGGCCCAGCGCCGATTTGAAGGCACCGGGTTGGGGCTGTATCTGAGCCGAAAACTGGTGACCATGTTGGGCGGGCGGATTGGCGTCGACAGTGAGACCGGTCAGGGCTCGAACTTCTATTTTTGGATTCCGCAGCATTTGCCCGAGTCCTACGGAGAGTCGACGCCACCCATCCTGCCATCATGAAGCATCCGAATATTCTGGTTGTTGAAGACAACGAGACGAACCTGTATCTCGTTCGTTTCCTGCTCGAACAGGCTGGTATGACCGTGACCCACGTCGAAAACGGCTTGGAGTGCCTGGCTGCCGTCGCTTCTCAGGAACCGGACCTGATTTTGATGGATCTGCTCATGCCGGTGATGGATGGGTTCGAAACGGCGCAGCGATTGCAACGTGACGAAAAAACTCGGTCGATCCCGATCATCGCTTCGTCGGCCTACGCGCAACGCGACCATCAACAACGGGCGATGGAAAGTGGCTTCTGCCATTACATCGCCAAGCCCTTTGATCCGATGACGTTCGTCGATACGGTGCGGCGGTATTTACCCGAACGACCGGAATCGGCGGAGTGACGCGCTTTCGGCGCGGGAACTGTATCCAAGGCGACGCAGCGCGCGGTGGCGCATGACGAACGCGACGGAGCTTGGGTCGTGAGTTGATGACGGTCAGCACGCGGGGAGGCAGGATTATCGCGCGCGAGCGCCGCTCCTACGGGTGATGGGGCGGCGGGTTCTCGCAAGTCGCTCACTTGCCACCATACCACACACCGCGACGCCAGTTGTGTTGGCGTAGCTTGACCAGCAATTCGTCAGGCATTTCCGGCAGGTCGCTGACACCGCAGTTGGCCTCGGCTTGGGCGACGGTGCGAATACCAGGAATGACCAAACTGACTGCCGGGTGGGACAACACGAATTTTAAAGCGGCCTGCGGCATGGTGTAGCCCGAGTCCGCGACGTCGGCCTTGATGGCTTCGACGCGTTTGACGACGCGCGCCATCCGGTCCCCCGCAAAATAGTCGGCGCGAAAATCGTCGGCATCGAACGTGGTGTCGGCACTGAATTTCCCGGTCAAGGCACCTTCGTCAAACGCGACGCGAACGATGATGCCGACCCCGCATTCCGCGGCGACTTCGAGCAGCTCGGCCGCCGGTTCTTGTTCGAGAATATTGTAGATGACCTGCACGGAATCGACCCAGCCGCCGCGCATGAGATCAATCACGCTGTTTTGATCCTGTTCCGGCGTGGAGACCCCGATGAGCCCGACTTTACCCTCGGTCTGCAATTGTCGCAGGATCTTGAACGGCGTGGGATTACGGTTCCACGCTCGCGTCCAAGTGTGCAGTTGCAAGAGATCGATTTTGTCGGTGCCCAGGCAGTCGAGTCGTTCCGCGATATTGGCGCGCAGATACGCTTCGGAATAGCGGTCCTCGGCTTGGCAATACGGGGAGGGCGGCCACTCGCCATCGGCCGGAGGCGTTTTGGTGGCCACGAAAATGGACTCCGTTTTACCGGCGGCTTTTCGTTCGCGCAGCACCTGCCCGATCAGCTTTTCGCTGCGGCCGTTGCCGTAACCGGCGGCGGTGTCGATGAACGTGCAGCCCAGGTCGAGCGCCCGATGCAACGCGGCAAGGGAGTCGGTGTCGTCCTGAGCGCCCCAGGAGCCGCCGATGGCCCAGGCGCCGTAGCCGATTTCGGATGTCGTGAGGTCGTGGTGGCCGAATTTGCGGTATTTCATCTTTGCCGAGAGTTTAATCACGGCGCACTTGCCTCCCGCACGACTTTTTCGGTCTCACCGCCGCCAACTGTTAAACACGGTGGTTCGCTCGCTGGTTGGTCCGCTCGCCGGCAATAGTTTCATTCATGCGTGACATCACGACATTCGTTTGCAGTTTGGACGGAGTGAGCGTTTACCCCTTTCGTAACTTTGCTCTATTCTGCGGCTTAACATCCGTCGCTTGGGGACAGCTAACGTTCGAGTTCGATTTCGCCGACGTCAATACGGGCTTCAATGACCCCACCCTCGGCGCGGAGCGGAGAGCGAGTTTGGCGAGTGGAGCTAATTTGCTCGCGAACTATTTCACGACTGCCGCGCCTCGCACGGTTAAAATAACCGTCAATGCCTCGCAGAGCGACGGCAGCGGATTTTTGGCCTCGGCGGGCGGGATCACTTACGTGGGGGCCGGGTTTCAGGCCAATTTCCCCATGCAGGTGATTCAGTCAGGCGATCACTCCGGACAGTCCTCCCATGGATCGATGACGTGGGATTTCGGATACACATGGGATTACGATAATTCGATCTCTTCCGGGGCCTACGACTTTCAACGGGTGGCCATGCACGAACTCACCCATGTGCTGGGATTTTCCTCCTACATCGGCAGTGACGGCGCCGGGTTGTTCGATGGCAATCCCACGACCTATTCGTATTTCGACCAGTTCCTCACCGATGCGAGTGGTAACGCATTGGTCGATTCCTCCGGCAATTATCAGGGCGGCACGATTTTGTCCGACGGGGTGAGCAGTGATGTTTATTTCAACGGCGCCAATGCCGTGGCCGCCAACGGAGGTGAGCGGGTGCACATGTATTCTCCATCCAGCTACAACGGAGGCAGTAGCTTGAGCCATTTGGACACGGATTTTTACGGCAGTGTCGGCTACATCATGACCCATGCGGTGAGTTCCGGTGCGTCCGTGCGGGAGTTCAGCGCCATCGAGTTGGGTATCCTGACGGATTTGGGTTACACGGTGTCGGCAGTGCCGGAACCGTCGACGCTGGCGTTGTGGTGGGGCGGGGTGTGCTTACTGAGCACGACGATGCGTCGGCGGGCGGTCAGAGCCGATCGAGCTTAGAAGCCCATCGCGGCGGCACTGGGCCGACGCGGGTCGGCCACGCCGATGAAGTGGTCGGAATCCTTGACCATGATGCTGTTGGCGGTGCCGATGCGGGGCGCGGCGGCTTCGCTCTCCAGCGCGTAGAATTTTCGCAACGCGAAGGTATGTCCCATCGCTTCCAACGTCGCCAAGGTCTCCTCGGTCGCCAATCCGGCTTCGTTGGTGATGCGATCGGGTTGCCACTGGTGATGGAGGCGCGGCGCCGCCACGGCCTCCGCCAAGGTCATGTCGTGGTCGATGACGTTGAGCATGACCTGTAACACCGTGGTGATGATGGAGGGGCCGCCGGGGGACCCCGTCACCAAAAAGGGACGACCGTCCCGCAGCACGATTGTTGGCGTCATCGAGGAAAGCGGACGTTTGCCGGGCTTGATGGCGTTGGCCTCACTTTGCAGCAGACCGAACATGTTTTTCACCCCGACTTTGGCGGTGAAATCGTCCATCTCGTTGTTGAGCAGAAAACCGGCCCCCGCCACGGTCACACCGCTGCCGTAATTGCCATTGAGCGTGTAGGTGCAGCTGACGACGTTTCCGGCCGCATCCACCGCGCCAAAGTGCGTCGTCTCGGTCGACTCGACCCACGTAGGCAGGCCGCGTCGGAGCTCGCCGCTGGGCGTGGCTCGATCGGGGTCGAAGTCGGCCATCAATCCCCGAATGTAGGCGGGGGCCGTCAGACGGTCTTGCGGGACGGCATGAAAATCGGGGTCGCCCAAATATTCCGCCCGATCCCGAAACGCACGACGCATGACCTCGATCACCACATGGATGCGGTCGGCTGAGTTGGCCCCCATGGCCCGCAGGTCATACGGCTCCAGCATGCCCAGCATCTGCTGAAGGGCGATGCCGCCCGAACTCGGCGGCGGCATGGTGATGAATTCAAAACCTCGATACGTGCCTCGCAGCACGGGGCGTTCGATCACGCGATAGGCGCCGAGGTCCGCCAAGGTGATCACTCCGCCATCGCGGGTCTGGGAATTTGCGATCAAGGCAGCGGTTTCACCGTGATAAAAATCTGACGCCCCTTCGTGCTGCAGTCGTTCCAGGGTCGTCGCCAAGTCCGGTTGCGCGAAGCGCTCGTCGGGTTGATAGAAGTCACCGCCGCGGAGGAATATCCGGCGGGACTCGGCATGGGAAGCGAGCCATTCACGGTGGTCGCGCAGGTGTTGGGCAAGGTCGGCGGACAGCGGGAATCCGTCGTGGGCGAGCCGGCGGGCCGGTTCCAATACTTGGTCCCAAGTGATGTTGCCGGAACCATATTTTCCCCAGGCGTGCACCAGCCCGGCGACGGTTCCCGGGACGCCACTCGCGAGGGCTCCTGCGGTGGAAAGACCTGGCGCGACCGCGCCGTTCTCGTCGAGATACATGTTACGATGAGCCGCAGCCGGGGCCACCTCACGAAAATCCAGCGCGACCGCTGCACCGTCGGCCGGGTGGATCACCATGAATCCACCGCCACCCAGATTGCCCGCTCGGGGCACAGTGACCGCGAGGGCGAATCCGGTGGCGACGGCGGCGTCGATGGCATTGCCTCCGGCTCGCATGATCTCGATACCGGCCGCCGAGGCGAATCCGTCGGCCGACACCACCATGCCGCGGGACGACTCCACGACCGTGGGTGGTTGGGCGACGCTCGTCGAAGTCCACGCGCAGCCCCCCAGCACCAGCCCATAGCACAACCGTTTCAACCCATGACGCATCATCGGCCCACCTTGCGACCCGCTTGGCGGCGAGGCAATGTCATGGCATGGTTTTAATCTGGTAAACTTCGATCAAAGCGACGCCACCGCTGCCCGAGGCGCTGGTCGCCTGCAGGGTGTAGGCACCGGGAGCGAGCTCGATGAGCAGGGCGCTGTCCGAGTTTGATTCATCCAAGGGAAACGCACCGACATCGGCGGCGGCCGTCCGCACGGCTTCGGCCTGCGCCGATTGAAACCATCCCTGGTTACGCGCGATAATTTCGCTGCCGACGAGCAAAGTAAGCACGGGGTCGGTGAGCGCATCCGCGACGCCATGCGTGAGTAATCCCGGACCGACGGCGCGCAGCAGCACCGTTTGGGGGGCGGAACCGGAAACGACCAAACCGGCGGTGAGCACATCGTTACCGCCGCCGACCCGCCCCCGCACGGCGAGATTGGCGAGGTTGCCGGCGTTGGTCGCGCGGTCCAAGTCGTAGACTTCGACGAGACCTACACCAGTTTCGCCGCCGCCTCCCTCCATTACCGCCGTGTAGGCACCGGGGTCCAGCGTGGTAAGAATCGCGCTGTCGCCGCCGTCGTTCGGCAGGGCAAAGGCGCCCGCAGCTCCGGCCGCAACGCGGAGTGCGATCGCATCCGGCGACGCGGTCCAATCGGAGTTGGACGAGAGGGGCGTGGTGCCCTGAAACAACGAGAGTTGAGGAACGGTCAACGCGTCGCCGATGTTGAAAGGAGCGGATCGGAGCGCCGGCCCCACGCCGCGAATCAGGACGCGTTTGGGGCCGTCGTTGATCACGAACCCCGGGATGAGCACGTCGTCATTCTGGCCGACGCGGGCCCGGGCGGAGAGATTGACCAGTCCGCCGGAAGGCGCAGTGCGGGCGAGTCGCTGCAACTGGCTTTGATTCAGATCACAAATAAGCACGTCGCCGGTGAGCGGATCGGTGGTGAAATCCACAATCCAGTCTTCTTGCGCGATCTCGATGACGTTGCGATCAGGCACGGGCGACTCGCCGGTTTGAAACAGCGCCCAGATCCGACCACTGACGAAATCGGCGCACAAATACGCGCCCTCGAACTCCGGAAACTTGTCGCCGCGATACACCACGCCGCCGGTAAGGGACAGTCCCTGATCATGCGCGTAATCCCAGATGGGTTCCGTCAACGGCGCGTCGGCCGTGGCGGGCGCGGTCTCCGGACCGGGCACGAACCCTTCGCGATACGGCCAACCGTAGTTGCCGCCCGCCGTGATGATATTCACCTCTTCGCGCTCATCCAAACCGACGTCGGCGACCCAAATGGCGCCGGTCGCGGCATCGCGTGTCATGCGGAACGGATTGCGCAGGCCCAAGGCAAAAATCTCGGTGCGCCCGGCGTCAGCGTTGAACGATTCCCCCTGATACGTGGTGACGCCCACGAACGGGTTGTCGGCGGGAACGCGGTAGGTGCCGGGATGGACCGAAGGGTGGGGATGAGGTATCAGATTTTCAGGGCGTTGGTCGACGTCGATCCGCACGACCATGCCGAAGAAGTCGCGATCAATGCGTTGGCGGCTGGCACGGGTGTCGGTGTTGCCGTGGGCGTCGCCGTCTCCAATTGCCAAATACAGATAACCGTCGGCGCCGAAAAACATTTGGCCACCGTCGTGACTGCCCATGCGGGTGGGCCGACTGATCAGGGGAACCTCGGAGTCGAGCGAAGCCACCCCGTGCGCCGGATCATCCACCGTGAAGCGTCCGAGCCGTTGCACGAAGCCGTTGCCGGTATCGACGGAATACCACAGGAAGAATTCACCGTTCGACGCGAAGTCCGGATGAAAGGCCAGCGCGAGCAGGCCGAAATCCGTGGCGGAGTCGCCCAACCGCGCGGAGATATCGATGAACACGTCTCTTTTCGGGACGTAACGATCGCGCACCACGGCGACGCGCCCCGCCCGTTCGACGACGAAAAAGCGTTCGGTTTCACCCGGTGCGAAAACCAGTTCGACCGGGTTGGTGAATGAAACCTCCGCGAAGGCGGGTTCGGTCTGGTAGAGCGGGGTGTTGGCCTCGGCGCTGGTCGTCCCGATCACGCCCGCTGCCGCAGTTAAAAATAACAGAGGTGACAGCGAGCGATTCATGAGCGTGGAGACACCCGGCGAGGCTAAAACCGCTACTCTACGGGAACCAGTCGCACGACGCGGTTGGGTCCATTGAGAGCGATGTAGATGGTGCCGTCCGGACCGGATGCGACGTCGCGGCAACGACCGAAACCTTCAAAAATCACTTCCTGTTCGACCACCTGCCCGGCTTCGATGACGACCCGACGCACGTGTTGCTGGGCGAGGGCGGTGACGAGGAGATTGCCCTTCCAGGCCGGGAACGCGTTGCCTTCGTAGAAATCGATGCCGCACACCGCGATCGAGGGCGTCCAATGCGTGACGGGCTGGTCCATGCCGTCCCGGGCGGTCTCAGCCGTGATGGGCGTGCCGTTGTAATTCATGCCGTAGGTGATTACGGGCCAGCCGTAGTTGTGACCTTTTTCGATTATGTTGAGTTCGTCGCCGCCGCGGGGGCCGTGTTCGGTATCCCAAAGTCGACCATCCTGGGGATCGATGTCCAAGCCCTGGGGGTTGCGATGGCCGTAGCTCCAGATCGAGGCGATCGCGCCGGGTTCATGCACGAAGGGGTTGTCAGCCGGGACGCGTCCGTCGTCGTGTAAACGATGAATTTTGCCGTTGGGCCGGCCGAGATCCTGGGCGTGCTCGCTGGAGCCGCGATCGCCGATGGAGAAGTAAATGTAACCGTGGTCATCGAACGCGATGCGGCTGCCGTAGTGCGGTCCGCCCGGTCGGCGGTAGAGTTCCACGTCGGCGGCAAAGATGACTTCCTCGTCGGTCCAGGTTCCGTCACTGATACGGCCGCGCACGACCTTGGTGAAGCTGACGTTATCTCCCGCGGCGTTCACCTGCGGGTCGCTGAAGGTGAGGTAGATCCAACCGTTGCGTGCGTAGTCCGGATGCGGCGCGACTTCCAGCAGACCGGCTTGGCCGCTGCTGTCGACCCATGGCGTGTCCATGATCGCGGGCGAGAGTTCACCATCGCGGAAAAGGCGCAGCGTGCCCGATTTTTCGGTCACGAGCATCGTGCCGTCGGGCAACCAATTGAGCGACCAGGGCGTGTCGATGTCGTCGATCACGGTTTCGATCCGATAGCGTTGTGCCGACGTGTTGAATACATGCTCCGAATCGGGCATGGGCAAAGAATCCGGCCGGCGCACGTAACCGGCCCGGCGTTCGCGCAGGTAAACGACCAATGCCCGAATTTCGGCATCGGTCAGCGCCGGGCCCCACGCGGGCATGCCTTGGTCGAGCGCCCCCTCGGTAATGACGCGGGCGATATCGGCATCGGTGCCGCCGTGCACCCACTCGTCGTCGAGCATGCTGGGAGCGCTGCCGCCGGCGAGATTGGCGCCGTGGCAACTCGCGCAGAATTGAGCATAAATATCCTCAGCGTCGCGCGATTGCGCACAGGCGGGGCTCGTGAACAAAAGTGCGCCGACACTGATGAGGAGTGAGGCAGGCGGAAGGGATGATCTCATGATGGGGGAAAGCGCGACAGCGAAGTGAGTTACCGCTCCGACGCAACCGGGGCCAACGCAATCACCAGCTCACGTGCCCGAGTAGACAGTTGGGTTGGGTCGAAATCCACCGGAGCGTCCAACGGCCGCAGCCCGCTCGCGACAAAGACCGCATCGGCGCCCACGTGGATGAACTCGACTGCATTGGCCGCAGTGACGCCACCGACCGGAAACAATTTCACGGTGGGAAACTCCGCTCGGATGTCGCGCACGTAGGCCGGACCAAAGTCGTCCTGGGAGGGGTAGAGTTTGATCGCATCGGCGCCGGCCTCGATGGCCGCGGCTATCTCGGAGCGCGAATTTACGCCACAGATCACCGGCACATGATGGCGCCGACACAATAGAATCACCTCGGGGCGGACGGCGGGAGTGCTGAGAAAGCGCGCCCCGGCCAGGATCGCCCGGCGGGCGGTGTCGGTATCGACGATCGTGCCGACTCCGAAAAAGAAATCGGGCATTGCCTTCGTGGTGGCCGCGATGAAGTCCGGGACGGCCGGACACGTCATCGACAGTTCGAGGCAATGAATTCCCCCGGCGGCCAGAGCTTCGGCTCGGACCTGCAATTGCTCCGCGTTATCGACCGACGACAGAGCAATGATGCGTTGGTCGCAGATACGAGCGAGGACGTCGGCTTTGAGCATGGCGCTGAAGTTGGACGGTCAGTGGATGGCTCGCAACGGCGCGTTTGAGTGCCGTGCGATTGGGAAGGTAGGGCGGTTTCGCCGAAACCGCCGCTCAGGTGGGCGTGGCAGGAAGGAACGGTGGCGGTGGGGCAACGCAGCGGCGCGCTCGGCGAGCACGCCCTACCGGATTGCTTCGTTGAATCCGATTCAGCGGGGCGCTTCGTCGAGTGCGGCGGTTCTCGTAATCGCGCGATTGGGAAGGTAGGGAGGTTTCGCCGAAACCGCCGCTCACGTGGGCGTGGCAGGAAGTGACGGTGTCAGGCGGGGCAACGTGGCGGCGCGCTCGGCGAGCACGCCCTACCGGATTGCTTCGTTGAATCCGATTCAGCGGGGCGCTTCGTCGAGTGCGGCGGTTCTCGTAATCGTGCGATTGGGAAGGTAGGGCGGTTTCGCCGAAACCGCCGCTCAGGTGGGCGTGGCAGGAAGGAACGGTGGCGGTGGGGCAACGCAGCGGCGCGCTCGGCGAGCACGCCCTACCTTGCATCATTACCGGAACTCGAACGTTCTGCTTGGAGCGTAACATGGTGCCCAGGGCGGGACTCGAACCCGCACACCTTTCGGCACAGGCTTCTGAGACCTGCGTGTCTACCAATTCCACCACCTGGGCGATGACGGGGAGGGAGGACGAGACGATGCACTTCCGGGCTTGGCAAGTCCGGAATTACAGAACCTTGCTCAGCGCACGTAGAGGGCGAGATCCGCACGGGCTTCCTGCATCTCGTTAAGGATGCGGTGCGCGTGGTTCAGGAGCTCCTTGCCGGGCGGAGTGAGGCGGATCTTTCGTCCCCGGCGATCGACGAGGCGGAGCTGGAGCTCGTCCTCGAGTGATTTAATCGAGTGGCTGACGGCGGATTGCGTCACGTTCAACTCTTTGGCGGCCAGCGTGAAGCTCCCAACTTTGACCAAAGTGACGAAGGCGAGAAGTTTTCGGCTATCGAGAATCGGCATGAGTCGGTTTGATGAGGTCGCGCATATTTCGATGTGGCAGCCTCTTCGATAGCATCAACCGAGCCAGTTTGATTCTTAATACCGTAAAATCGCCGCCAATTGACTGTTAACGGATTGGCGGCAGGCCGGGCGCGGTCATTCGCGCTCAGGCGTAGCGCTCTTCTTTCCACGGATCGGCCCCGTTCGAGTAACCCCGAATTTCCCAAAATCCGAGTTTGTCCGCGGTAAGAAAATGCACGCCTTTGACGAACTTGGTGCCTTTCCACGCATACAGTTTCGGAATGATCACGCGCGCGGGGCCGCCGTGTTCGCGACTGACGGGCTCACCCTCAAAATGCGTGGCAATCATCACATCATCGTCGAGGCATTGGGCCAACGGGACGTTGGTCGAGTAGCCGTCGTAGCCGGTGA is from Synoicihabitans lomoniglobus and encodes:
- a CDS encoding PQQ-dependent sugar dehydrogenase; translation: MNRSLSPLLFLTAAAGVIGTTSAEANTPLYQTEPAFAEVSFTNPVELVFAPGETERFFVVERAGRVAVVRDRYVPKRDVFIDISARLGDSATDFGLLALAFHPDFASNGEFFLWYSVDTGNGFVQRLGRFTVDDPAHGVASLDSEVPLISRPTRMGSHDGGQMFFGADGYLYLAIGDGDAHGNTDTRASRQRIDRDFFGMVVRIDVDQRPENLIPHPHPSVHPGTYRVPADNPFVGVTTYQGESFNADAGRTEIFALGLRNPFRMTRDAATGAIWVADVGLDEREEVNIITAGGNYGWPYREGFVPGPETAPATADAPLTEPIWDYAHDQGLSLTGGVVYRGDKFPEFEGAYLCADFVSGRIWALFQTGESPVPDRNVIEIAQEDWIVDFTTDPLTGDVLICDLNQSQLQRLARTAPSGGLVNLSARARVGQNDDVLIPGFVINDGPKRVLIRGVGPALRSAPFNIGDALTVPQLSLFQGTTPLSSNSDWTASPDAIALRVAAGAAGAFALPNDGGDSAILTTLDPGAYTAVMEGGGGETGVGLVEVYDLDRATNAGNLANLAVRGRVGGGNDVLTAGLVVSGSAPQTVLLRAVGPGLLTHGVADALTDPVLTLLVGSEIIARNQGWFQSAQAEAVRTAAADVGAFPLDESNSDSALLIELAPGAYTLQATSASGSGGVALIEVYQIKTMP
- a CDS encoding LysR family transcriptional regulator is translated as MPILDSRKLLAFVTLVKVGSFTLAAKELNVTQSAVSHSIKSLEDELQLRLVDRRGRKIRLTPPGKELLNHAHRILNEMQEARADLALYVR
- a CDS encoding PQQ-dependent sugar dehydrogenase is translated as MRSSLPPASLLISVGALLFTSPACAQSRDAEDIYAQFCASCHGANLAGGSAPSMLDDEWVHGGTDADIARVITEGALDQGMPAWGPALTDAEIRALVVYLRERRAGYVRRPDSLPMPDSEHVFNTSAQRYRIETVIDDIDTPWSLNWLPDGTMLVTEKSGTLRLFRDGELSPAIMDTPWVDSSGQAGLLEVAPHPDYARNGWIYLTFSDPQVNAAGDNVSFTKVVRGRISDGTWTDEEVIFAADVELYRRPGGPHYGSRIAFDDHGYIYFSIGDRGSSEHAQDLGRPNGKIHRLHDDGRVPADNPFVHEPGAIASIWSYGHRNPQGLDIDPQDGRLWDTEHGPRGGDELNIIEKGHNYGWPVITYGMNYNGTPITAETARDGMDQPVTHWTPSIAVCGIDFYEGNAFPAWKGNLLVTALAQQHVRRVVIEAGQVVEQEVIFEGFGRCRDVASGPDGTIYIALNGPNRVVRLVPVE
- the ggt gene encoding gamma-glutamyltransferase, with amino-acid sequence MESSRGMVVSADGFASAAGIEIMRAGGNAIDAAVATGFALAVTVPRAGNLGGGGFMVIHPADGAAVALDFREVAPAAAHRNMYLDENGAVAPGLSTAGALASGVPGTVAGLVHAWGKYGSGNITWDQVLEPARRLAHDGFPLSADLAQHLRDHREWLASHAESRRIFLRGGDFYQPDERFAQPDLATTLERLQHEGASDFYHGETAALIANSQTRDGGVITLADLGAYRVIERPVLRGTYRGFEFITMPPPSSGGIALQQMLGMLEPYDLRAMGANSADRIHVVIEVMRRAFRDRAEYLGDPDFHAVPQDRLTAPAYIRGLMADFDPDRATPSGELRRGLPTWVESTETTHFGAVDAAGNVVSCTYTLNGNYGSGVTVAGAGFLLNNEMDDFTAKVGVKNMFGLLQSEANAIKPGKRPLSSMTPTIVLRDGRPFLVTGSPGGPSIITTVLQVMLNVIDHDMTLAEAVAAPRLHHQWQPDRITNEAGLATEETLATLEAMGHTFALRKFYALESEAAAPRIGTANSIMVKDSDHFIGVADPRRPSAAAMGF
- a CDS encoding bifunctional 4-hydroxy-2-oxoglutarate aldolase/2-dehydro-3-deoxy-phosphogluconate aldolase, translating into MLKADVLARICDQRIIALSSVDNAEQLQVRAEALAAGGIHCLELSMTCPAVPDFIAATTKAMPDFFFGVGTIVDTDTARRAILAGARFLSTPAVRPEVILLCRRHHVPVICGVNSRSEIAAAIEAGADAIKLYPSQDDFGPAYVRDIRAEFPTVKLFPVGGVTAANAVEFIHVGADAVFVASGLRPLDAPVDFDPTQLSTRARELVIALAPVASER